A genomic window from Algoriphagus sp. Y33 includes:
- a CDS encoding MFS transporter, with amino-acid sequence MNKEKLLLWTLAAINFIHMVDFMILMPLGPQLMRIFAISPREFGLLVSCYTFSAGISSFFGAFVLDRFDRKKILVWVYVGFAIATLGCALSPSYPVLLSARVISGIFGGLTSALILAIIGDVIPDSRRGRAMGLVMAAFSVASVLGVPLGLFLASLSDWHTPFFILTGLSILSLGMIIKFIPNITEHLKNDIKRPSPLVVIRRVTGDSNQMRAITLSVMMMFGQFMIIPFLSPYTVANVGFTELQLTYIYMAGGAFTIFTSPWVGKLSDKYGKHKIFMIFMLLNLIPIAIITHLGVTPIPFVLMVSTMFFVTSNGRYVPAAAIVTGTAKPENRGSFLSFNSAVQQLATGAASLLAGIIIGENAAGELTNYNVVGYIAIACSILCIPLARRIKVVS; translated from the coding sequence ATGAACAAAGAGAAGTTACTGCTTTGGACCCTTGCGGCCATTAATTTCATCCACATGGTAGACTTCATGATTTTGATGCCCTTAGGCCCACAACTTATGAGGATTTTTGCTATTTCGCCTCGTGAATTTGGACTTTTGGTGTCTTGTTATACCTTCAGTGCAGGGATTTCCAGTTTCTTTGGAGCCTTTGTTTTGGATCGATTTGATCGTAAGAAAATATTGGTGTGGGTTTATGTTGGTTTTGCGATTGCTACCTTGGGATGCGCATTGTCCCCCAGTTATCCGGTTCTTTTGTCTGCCAGAGTGATTTCAGGTATTTTTGGAGGATTGACTTCGGCTTTGATTTTGGCGATAATCGGGGACGTGATTCCGGATTCCCGAAGGGGAAGAGCGATGGGATTGGTGATGGCGGCATTTTCTGTTGCCTCAGTTTTGGGCGTTCCGCTGGGGTTATTTCTTGCGAGTCTCTCGGATTGGCACACCCCATTTTTCATTCTCACTGGCTTATCTATTTTGAGCTTGGGCATGATTATCAAGTTTATCCCGAATATTACTGAACATCTCAAAAATGATATAAAAAGGCCAAGCCCTCTCGTAGTGATCCGTAGGGTGACCGGTGATTCCAATCAGATGAGGGCAATTACACTTTCTGTGATGATGATGTTTGGGCAGTTTATGATAATTCCATTTTTGAGTCCGTACACGGTTGCAAATGTCGGTTTTACTGAATTGCAACTTACCTATATTTATATGGCGGGCGGGGCATTTACGATTTTCACATCTCCGTGGGTTGGGAAGCTTTCAGATAAGTATGGGAAGCATAAGATTTTTATGATTTTTATGCTCCTCAATCTGATTCCCATCGCAATCATTACTCACTTGGGCGTGACTCCGATTCCATTTGTATTGATGGTGTCGACGATGTTTTTTGTGACTTCAAATGGTAGATATGTGCCGGCTGCCGCGATAGTTACGGGTACGGCAAAGCCGGAAAATAGAGGCAGCTTTCTGAGTTTCAACTCTGCGGTGCAGCAATTGGCAACTGGGGCTGCGTCATTACTGGCAGGGATAATAATCGGTGAGAATGCTGCGGGAGAGTTGACCAATTACAATGTGGTAGGATATATCGCAATTGCATGTAGCATACTATGTATTCCGCTGGCCAGAAGGATAAAGGTGGTAAGCTAA
- a CDS encoding NAD(P)H-hydrate dehydratase gives MQKILSGSQVKELDSQHVKLAGQSSHELMEAASQVFVKWFLNQGFPAHFPVQIAVGKGNNGGDGLAIARLLHGHSFLVSILKCFESVDEMSSDAVLNFKVLPESIRIIEFEDWNFPEKGILIDAFLGVGLSGPLRSDAVKIIQKLNEYQGTVISVDVPSGLPADDITKEQAVHADFTISFEFPKLSLLLPEHAGFVGELVVLKIGVLDQAYDKLDTSFFFLEAQDIPPLHKVFNRFSYKGDMGKVLLIGGSPGKMGALVLCAKSALRTGSGLVTCHMEDSERSIIQAAVPEAMASWGLIPNPEFYDAVGIGPGWGTENRVGLFRQFLLDFTRPIVVDADGLNLLARNPDLLSLLPKNAILTPHIGEFRRLVGRPSENHLERLDMAKKFAVEYEVILVLKGANTVISLPDGRQVVNSSGNKYMATGGSGDVLTGMITAYLGMGYSSENAALCGVYHHGLAGEIASVSKRRSLIAGDIIDAIPETYIQLNIS, from the coding sequence ATGCAGAAGATATTATCAGGGAGTCAAGTTAAAGAACTGGATTCCCAACATGTGAAGTTAGCTGGCCAAAGTAGCCACGAATTAATGGAAGCAGCATCTCAAGTTTTTGTCAAATGGTTTCTGAATCAGGGATTTCCTGCTCACTTTCCTGTTCAAATCGCTGTGGGAAAAGGGAACAATGGTGGGGATGGTCTTGCTATTGCACGGCTATTGCATGGCCATTCTTTTTTAGTTTCTATACTGAAGTGTTTCGAGTCAGTTGATGAAATGAGCTCTGACGCAGTCTTGAATTTCAAAGTACTCCCGGAATCAATTCGGATCATAGAATTTGAGGATTGGAATTTCCCTGAAAAGGGAATTTTGATTGATGCTTTTCTTGGGGTTGGACTTAGTGGACCGCTCAGATCGGATGCCGTTAAAATCATCCAAAAACTGAATGAGTATCAAGGGACAGTAATAAGTGTAGATGTGCCATCAGGCCTTCCTGCCGATGACATCACAAAGGAGCAGGCTGTGCATGCTGATTTTACCATCAGCTTTGAATTCCCTAAGCTTTCGCTCCTGCTTCCGGAGCATGCCGGATTTGTAGGCGAGTTGGTGGTATTGAAGATCGGAGTGCTTGATCAGGCTTATGATAAGCTGGATACTTCTTTTTTCTTTCTCGAAGCTCAGGATATACCGCCTTTACACAAAGTTTTCAATAGATTCAGTTATAAAGGCGATATGGGTAAGGTACTTCTTATTGGAGGAAGTCCCGGGAAGATGGGTGCACTGGTTTTATGCGCCAAGAGTGCTTTGAGAACCGGCTCGGGATTAGTGACTTGCCATATGGAAGACTCGGAACGGTCTATTATTCAGGCTGCCGTTCCTGAGGCGATGGCTTCTTGGGGGTTGATTCCAAATCCTGAGTTTTACGATGCAGTGGGGATAGGTCCCGGCTGGGGTACAGAGAATCGTGTAGGGTTGTTTAGACAGTTTTTACTAGATTTCACTAGACCGATAGTAGTAGATGCAGATGGGCTAAATCTCCTCGCAAGAAATCCCGATCTATTGTCGCTGCTGCCAAAAAATGCTATTCTTACTCCTCATATAGGTGAATTTAGAAGGTTGGTCGGCCGCCCATCAGAAAACCATTTGGAAAGATTAGACATGGCAAAGAAGTTTGCTGTTGAGTATGAGGTGATTTTAGTGCTAAAGGGAGCAAATACGGTTATTAGCTTGCCTGATGGAAGGCAGGTAGTTAATTCATCCGGAAACAAATACATGGCTACGGGAGGGTCGGGAGATGTTCTTACAGGTATGATCACAGCTTACTTGGGAATGGGCTATTCTTCTGAAAATGCGGCGCTTTGCGGGGTGTACCATCATGGATTGGCTGGAGAAATTGCCTCTGTATCAAAGAGAAGATCACTGATAGCGGGGGATATAATTGACGCTATCCCTGAAACTTATATTCAATTAAATATTTCCTGA
- a CDS encoding MFS transporter — MLSPLRNAKKVQNAWAMYDWANSVYSLVITSTIFPVYFNSVTKGLKPDDNVDFLGFEIVNTVLYSYSISFSFLIIALISPILSGIADAGGKKLQFMKFFAYMGSLSCIALFFFDGSNLEWGICFSILASVGYAGSIVFYNAYLPEITTPDKYDMLSAKGYALGYIGSVILLVVNLLMIQFPSSFLLPDDGAAARFSFLITGIWWAGFSQIPFRVLPKNPFGKNIKKEFLLQGYREILKVWNEVKRIKVMNRFLASFFFYSMGVQTVMYLAATFGDKELGLPGDQLIMTILIIQIVAIAGSYFFAFISEKYGNKLSLVIMVLVWVGICGGAYYVYTVYEFFALAFVVGLVMGGIQSLSRSTFSKLIPKNTTDHASYFSFYDVTEKLAIVLGTFSYGFIEQLTGSMRNSTLSLGIFFLVGLGFLILVTIPKKGLETESL, encoded by the coding sequence ATGTTGTCACCCCTTAGAAATGCCAAAAAGGTTCAGAATGCCTGGGCTATGTATGATTGGGCAAATTCTGTTTATAGCTTAGTCATCACCTCAACAATTTTTCCTGTTTACTTTAATAGTGTCACAAAGGGGCTTAAACCCGATGACAATGTTGATTTTTTAGGCTTTGAGATCGTCAATACCGTTTTGTATTCTTATTCGATCTCTTTTTCTTTCTTAATAATAGCGTTGATCTCACCGATTCTTTCCGGGATTGCGGATGCCGGTGGAAAGAAACTTCAGTTTATGAAGTTCTTTGCCTACATGGGGTCTCTTTCCTGCATTGCGTTATTCTTCTTTGACGGTAGTAATCTGGAATGGGGTATTTGTTTTAGTATTCTGGCCAGTGTAGGTTATGCAGGAAGTATAGTGTTTTATAATGCCTACCTACCTGAGATCACTACTCCTGACAAGTATGATATGCTCAGTGCAAAGGGGTATGCGCTCGGTTACATCGGGAGTGTGATATTGTTGGTGGTCAACTTACTGATGATTCAGTTTCCTTCCTCGTTTTTGTTACCTGATGATGGGGCGGCTGCTAGATTTTCCTTCCTGATCACTGGGATTTGGTGGGCTGGGTTTTCCCAAATTCCTTTCAGGGTGCTTCCCAAGAATCCTTTTGGAAAAAACATTAAAAAGGAATTTTTATTACAAGGCTACCGTGAGATTCTGAAAGTATGGAATGAAGTGAAGCGGATTAAGGTGATGAATCGCTTTTTGGCATCCTTCTTCTTTTATTCCATGGGAGTTCAGACGGTCATGTATTTGGCTGCCACCTTTGGGGACAAAGAACTTGGATTGCCTGGAGATCAGTTGATCATGACTATTTTGATTATCCAGATTGTAGCGATAGCGGGCAGCTACTTTTTTGCTTTTATATCAGAGAAGTATGGCAATAAGCTAAGTTTGGTGATTATGGTTCTTGTGTGGGTAGGAATATGCGGTGGAGCTTATTATGTCTATACCGTTTATGAGTTTTTCGCATTAGCATTTGTGGTAGGCTTGGTGATGGGAGGGATACAATCCTTGTCCAGATCTACGTTCTCCAAATTGATTCCTAAAAACACTACTGATCATGCTTCCTATTTTAGCTTCTATGATGTGACAGAAAAGTTGGCAATTGTTCTCGGAACATTTTCTTATGGCTTTATCGAGCAGCTTACAGGAAGTATGAGGAATTCGACGCTTTCCCTTGGGATATTTTTTCTTGTTGGCTTGGGTTTCCTAATTTTAGTAACTATCCCCAAAAAGGGTTTAGAAACTGAAAGTTTGTAG
- a CDS encoding biopolymer transporter ExbD, protein MAKFGKKTKAEVGINTSALPDIIFMLLFFFMVSTVLREQELLVEQKIPAATQLQKLQKKSLISYLFIGKPKNTALYGTEPRIQANDALLGTPEIVQWVNQERDMLPESDRPGITISMKVDRDVKMGPISDVQNELREADARRVLYASIGKAAGND, encoded by the coding sequence ATGGCGAAATTTGGAAAGAAAACAAAAGCTGAGGTAGGTATAAATACATCTGCTTTGCCGGATATTATCTTTATGCTACTCTTTTTCTTCATGGTTAGTACCGTGTTGAGAGAACAGGAGTTGCTGGTTGAGCAGAAGATTCCTGCAGCTACACAGCTTCAAAAGCTTCAGAAAAAGTCTCTTATTTCTTACCTTTTTATAGGTAAACCTAAGAACACTGCACTTTACGGAACGGAACCAAGAATTCAGGCCAATGATGCTCTTTTGGGGACTCCTGAAATTGTTCAGTGGGTAAACCAAGAGCGTGATATGCTTCCTGAATCAGATCGTCCGGGAATTACCATTTCCATGAAGGTGGATCGGGATGTGAAAATGGGGCCTATCTCTGATGTTCAGAATGAATTGAGAGAAGCAGATGCGCGTAGAGTTCTTTATGCTTCTATTGGAAAAGCAGCAGGTAATGATTAA
- a CDS encoding biopolymer transporter ExbD codes for MATKKKRMSTEVNAGSMADIAFLLLIFYLVTTTIASDKGILNVLPPKLDPNNPPPEIDLNERNIFTILINANDQLLVEGEYADTDGLDERIKTFILNFGSPDEEGSALYNSLPASLKALSARDPESSDDPGEAVVSIKTNRGTSYEMYLEVFDLAKKAYFDIYAERVNLSTDEYRALTGKNDAEQSLIDKGKEGLPMAISIAEPDKIGS; via the coding sequence ATGGCAACGAAGAAAAAAAGAATGAGTACGGAGGTCAATGCAGGCTCTATGGCGGATATTGCTTTCCTGCTGCTGATCTTCTATCTTGTCACCACTACGATCGCCTCGGATAAGGGGATCTTGAATGTCCTTCCTCCTAAGCTGGATCCGAACAATCCTCCTCCGGAAATTGATTTGAATGAAAGAAATATCTTTACCATTCTTATCAATGCCAACGATCAATTGTTGGTAGAAGGAGAGTATGCTGATACAGATGGATTGGATGAAAGGATTAAAACCTTTATTCTTAATTTTGGATCACCCGATGAAGAGGGTTCAGCTCTTTATAATTCTCTTCCGGCATCTTTGAAAGCTTTGTCAGCCAGAGATCCCGAGTCATCTGATGATCCAGGCGAAGCAGTTGTCTCTATCAAGACTAACAGAGGTACAAGCTATGAGATGTATCTTGAGGTTTTTGATTTGGCCAAGAAGGCATACTTTGATATCTATGCCGAGCGGGTAAATCTTTCCACTGATGAGTATAGAGCACTTACGGGAAAGAACGATGCAGAGCAAAGTCTTATAGATAAAGGTAAAGAGGGATTGCCAATGGCGATTTCAATTGCAGAACCTGATAAAATAGGTAGTTGA
- a CDS encoding MotA/TolQ/ExbB proton channel family protein has translation MRKLITLFMLAGILFAPAFANAQEAEDSVAQEETTPAAVEPAASPTIVDDEIVEEELSFHQVVKEKFIEGDPLYMTPVLICLILGLAVALERIITLNLSTTNTKKLLIKVEDALESGGVEAAKDVTKNTKGPVASIFTQGLMRYSEGIEMVEKSIISYGSVEMGRLEKGLIWIALFISLAPMLGFMGTVIGMIGAFDSIEAAGDISPSLVAGGIKIALLTTVAGLIVAIILQLFYNYCVAKIDSLVNDMEDASISLVDILVKHKLTGK, from the coding sequence ATGAGAAAGTTAATCACTTTGTTCATGCTTGCAGGCATTCTATTTGCACCTGCTTTTGCTAACGCACAAGAGGCAGAAGATTCTGTAGCACAAGAAGAAACAACACCGGCGGCAGTTGAACCTGCTGCATCTCCCACCATTGTAGATGATGAAATCGTCGAAGAGGAGCTAAGCTTTCACCAAGTAGTAAAGGAGAAATTCATCGAAGGAGATCCTCTTTACATGACCCCCGTATTGATCTGTTTGATCTTGGGTCTTGCTGTGGCTTTGGAAAGAATCATCACCCTGAACCTTTCTACGACCAACACGAAGAAATTGTTGATCAAAGTTGAGGATGCTCTTGAATCAGGCGGAGTGGAAGCAGCTAAGGATGTTACTAAAAACACCAAAGGCCCAGTAGCTTCTATCTTTACTCAAGGGTTGATGAGATACTCAGAAGGAATCGAAATGGTAGAGAAGTCTATTATTTCCTACGGTTCGGTAGAAATGGGTAGATTGGAAAAGGGATTGATTTGGATCGCCCTCTTCATCTCATTGGCTCCGATGTTGGGTTTCATGGGTACAGTAATCGGTATGATCGGTGCATTTGACTCTATCGAAGCAGCAGGTGATATCTCTCCTTCTCTGGTAGCAGGTGGTATCAAAATCGCCCTTTTGACCACAGTAGCCGGTCTGATCGTAGCAATTATCCTTCAGTTGTTCTACAACTATTGTGTAGCTAAAATTGATTCTTTGGTTAATGACATGGAAGACGCTTCTATATCATTGGTTGACATCTTGGTTAAGCACAAGTTGACTGGCAAATAA
- a CDS encoding glycoside hydrolase, protein MISRKMIEGRFFFKAFLFLTSTLLYACQSSGQEKQVATDTGDTGDTVKINVIRNRTYQVIEHFGASDAWSGQFVGLWPDQRKNAIAELLFSKEFDSNGKPKGIGLSLWRFNIGAGSAEQGEQSGISDEWRRAESFLSPDGSYDWSKQAGQVWLAKAAQEFGVGKLLVFPNSPPVTMTTTGKAFADQGKSNLSEGNYVAFGDYLAEVIKGLGEKGLQVDYVSPVNEPQWDWSDGGQEGTPFRNSEIAEIAKAVDHALAKNNLTTKIDLAEAGKINYLYEQADKEGRGEQITDFFNPESSNFIGDLKHLSRTISAHSYFTTSPYESAVQQRTALNSALKTVEGLRYWMSEYCILGDNAGEINGSGRDLGIDPALYMARVIHNDLTVSDASAWHWWLAISPYNYKDGLIYIDKEKGDGDFYESKMLWGLGNYSRFIRPGYQRIAVEINNQKQQRPELLVSAYQSENHKEVILVLVNSGIKDVKADFSDDGVSSPVTGLYITSNELSLESVRMDAGISDVTVPARSIVTVVIGK, encoded by the coding sequence ATGATAAGTAGAAAAATGATAGAGGGAAGATTCTTTTTTAAGGCTTTTCTTTTTTTGACTAGTACACTTCTCTATGCCTGCCAGAGCTCCGGTCAGGAAAAACAAGTAGCTACAGATACTGGAGATACTGGAGATACTGTAAAGATAAATGTAATCCGGAACCGGACTTACCAAGTAATTGAACACTTTGGTGCTTCGGACGCTTGGTCAGGGCAATTTGTAGGGCTTTGGCCCGATCAAAGGAAAAATGCAATCGCCGAGCTGCTTTTTAGTAAAGAGTTTGATTCAAATGGAAAGCCCAAGGGAATAGGGTTGTCGTTGTGGAGATTTAATATTGGGGCTGGAAGTGCTGAGCAAGGAGAGCAAAGCGGTATTTCTGATGAGTGGAGGAGAGCAGAATCTTTTTTGTCTCCTGATGGATCATACGACTGGAGTAAGCAGGCCGGTCAAGTTTGGCTTGCCAAAGCTGCGCAGGAATTTGGGGTGGGGAAATTGCTGGTTTTCCCTAATAGCCCTCCTGTGACTATGACCACTACGGGAAAGGCATTTGCCGATCAAGGCAAGTCTAATCTTTCCGAAGGCAACTATGTAGCCTTTGGTGACTACCTCGCCGAGGTCATCAAGGGACTTGGTGAAAAGGGACTTCAGGTAGACTATGTAAGCCCGGTCAACGAGCCACAATGGGATTGGTCTGATGGAGGCCAGGAAGGAACGCCCTTCCGGAACAGTGAAATAGCCGAAATTGCCAAAGCGGTAGATCATGCATTGGCTAAAAATAATTTGACTACAAAGATAGATTTAGCTGAGGCCGGAAAAATCAATTACCTCTACGAGCAAGCGGATAAGGAGGGGAGAGGTGAGCAGATTACGGATTTTTTCAATCCCGAATCCTCCAATTTCATTGGGGATTTGAAGCACCTGAGCCGCACAATTTCAGCGCATAGTTATTTTACCACTTCTCCGTACGAATCGGCTGTGCAGCAGCGTACGGCTCTTAATTCAGCGCTTAAAACGGTAGAAGGCTTGCGGTATTGGATGAGCGAATACTGTATTTTGGGTGACAATGCAGGTGAAATAAACGGCAGTGGAAGAGACCTTGGTATTGATCCCGCGCTGTATATGGCTAGAGTGATCCACAATGATCTTACGGTGTCCGATGCCAGCGCGTGGCATTGGTGGTTAGCCATTTCGCCTTATAATTATAAAGATGGTTTGATCTATATAGATAAGGAAAAAGGAGACGGTGATTTCTACGAAAGCAAAATGCTCTGGGGGTTGGGTAATTACAGCAGGTTTATCCGTCCAGGCTATCAGCGTATTGCCGTGGAGATCAATAATCAAAAGCAACAAAGACCTGAATTGCTGGTTTCTGCTTATCAATCTGAAAATCATAAGGAAGTGATACTGGTACTCGTGAATTCCGGAATTAAGGATGTGAAAGCCGATTTTTCAGATGACGGAGTTTCTTCCCCCGTTACTGGACTATACATTACATCAAATGAGTTGAGTCTGGAGTCGGTACGTATGGATGCAGGGATTAGTGATGTTACTGTTCCGGCCAGATCCATTGTCACGGTAGTGATTGGGAAATAA
- a CDS encoding RagB/SusD family nutrient uptake outer membrane protein yields MTTNIIFKPFMGLALIGFLLVGCQEDFLDVVPTDRVSDASILSDSTLFEAYVINRYLGVRLTDKEGDGNLPGFGRGFEYAMWSSLTDESIYNNDDNTWFIQQGQLSPQNTGIAGTIWGRSYRSIRECNYALANIGELEMSQSGKDLLIAELKFIRAFRYFDLIKNYGDVVFMGDNVAQLGDDFTDPSYYERIPKEEAIEYTIQQLDDAAAVLPQTNSGAWLEGRATKGAALALKSRLLLYAASPLYNDGGNDTQKWQKAAQAAKAVMDLGQYSLYQSGYGELFLTPQSNSEIIFARYYNINARHTALEIANGPNGYDGWGGNVPLQNLIDDYEMMDGTPFSWDNEEQASTPYENRDPRFYESILYNGAPYRDREVETFLPNGRDSQGGPSNWNTSKTGYYLRKFINEDLPIQNPWEVAGTQNWIYFRYAEILLNYAEAQNEAVGPDVSVYDAINSIRSRTGVAMPPLPTGLSQAEMRERIHHERRIELAFEEHRYYDVRRWMTADEVENTPAYGIEIVKEGDGSLTYTRKVSLSGKMFQPQNYWLPIPRSEILASNNQLVQNPGY; encoded by the coding sequence ATGACTACTAATATTATTTTCAAACCCTTTATGGGGCTTGCGCTGATCGGATTTTTGCTGGTTGGCTGTCAAGAGGATTTTCTGGACGTTGTGCCCACAGATAGGGTTTCTGATGCTTCGATCCTCTCAGATTCAACTTTATTTGAAGCCTACGTGATCAATCGATACTTAGGGGTAAGATTGACAGATAAAGAGGGGGACGGAAACCTGCCCGGCTTTGGGCGTGGTTTTGAGTACGCCATGTGGAGCTCGCTTACAGATGAATCTATTTATAACAATGATGACAATACTTGGTTTATCCAGCAAGGCCAGCTTTCACCACAGAATACCGGGATAGCCGGAACGATCTGGGGAAGATCTTATAGAAGTATCCGAGAGTGTAATTATGCTTTGGCAAACATAGGCGAACTGGAAATGAGCCAGTCCGGTAAGGATTTGCTGATTGCCGAGCTCAAGTTCATCCGGGCTTTCCGATACTTTGACCTGATCAAAAACTACGGGGATGTTGTTTTTATGGGAGATAATGTGGCTCAACTGGGAGACGATTTCACTGATCCGTCATATTATGAGCGGATTCCAAAAGAAGAGGCTATAGAGTACACCATTCAGCAATTGGATGATGCAGCGGCAGTTTTACCGCAGACCAACAGTGGCGCTTGGCTAGAAGGAAGAGCTACAAAAGGCGCTGCACTTGCGCTGAAGTCGCGGCTATTGCTTTATGCAGCCAGTCCACTTTACAACGATGGAGGCAATGACACTCAGAAATGGCAGAAAGCTGCGCAAGCTGCAAAGGCAGTGATGGATCTAGGTCAGTACAGCCTGTATCAAAGTGGCTATGGGGAATTGTTTTTGACTCCTCAGAGCAACTCTGAAATTATTTTTGCAAGGTATTATAATATCAATGCACGACATACGGCACTGGAAATCGCAAACGGACCAAACGGATATGATGGCTGGGGAGGTAACGTGCCACTTCAAAACCTAATCGACGATTATGAAATGATGGATGGTACGCCGTTCAGCTGGGATAATGAGGAGCAGGCCAGTACACCTTATGAAAATAGGGATCCTAGATTTTATGAGAGTATTCTCTACAATGGAGCTCCATATAGGGATAGAGAAGTAGAGACTTTCCTTCCTAATGGAAGGGATAGCCAAGGTGGCCCTTCTAACTGGAATACCAGCAAGACTGGGTATTATTTAAGGAAATTCATCAATGAAGACCTGCCTATACAGAATCCATGGGAAGTGGCAGGAACTCAAAACTGGATTTACTTCCGCTATGCTGAGATCTTATTGAACTATGCTGAGGCCCAGAATGAGGCGGTAGGGCCGGATGTGAGCGTATATGATGCGATCAATTCTATCAGAAGTAGAACAGGGGTAGCGATGCCTCCTTTGCCGACTGGGCTGAGTCAGGCCGAGATGAGAGAAAGAATTCATCATGAGCGAAGAATCGAACTGGCTTTTGAGGAGCATCGCTATTATGATGTGCGCAGATGGATGACTGCTGACGAAGTGGAAAACACACCTGCGTATGGGATTGAAATTGTGAAAGAAGGTGATGGTAGCCTCACTTACACCAGAAAGGTTTCACTGAGCGGTAAAATGTTCCAGCCGCAAAATTATTGGCTGCCGATACCAAGATCCGAAATATTGGCTTCGAATAATCAACTGGTGCAAAACCCGGGGTACTAG